In a single window of the Candidatus Dependentiae bacterium genome:
- a CDS encoding transcriptional regulator, with amino-acid sequence MNHQIPFFSLERQWNNTKSKIKPAIDSVLDSQQYVGGPFVKEFEEKLAKFLKTNHAIGCNSGTDALWLAVRALDLAENDIVITTPFSFLASASEVVANRGHVVFVDIDPETFNISPENIEKWLNENATLKNNVAIHNKTGFPVKGIIAVNLFGQCADFDKISKIAKKWKLWTIEDCAQAIGSSLNGKMAGSLADISTLSFYPTKNLGACGDAGAVCSNDPKLAARLLQLRNHGRQSHYNYIELGINSRLDALQAAVLSQKLDFLNDFNNKRREIAKRYTQNLEAIKEIKLPKEILGHHTYHQFCIEVDKDKRNQLIQHLTENKIGSNIFYPQTFNDIKFLQTNPAIKNECPIAQELTTKILALPIWPELNNEEIDYICDCIKNFFKK; translated from the coding sequence ATGAACCATCAAATACCTTTTTTTTCATTAGAAAGACAATGGAATAACACCAAATCCAAAATTAAACCCGCTATCGATTCAGTTCTAGACTCTCAACAATATGTTGGAGGTCCTTTTGTAAAAGAATTTGAAGAAAAATTAGCAAAATTTTTAAAAACAAACCATGCAATTGGATGCAATTCTGGTACAGATGCTCTCTGGCTTGCCGTCAGAGCTCTTGATTTAGCAGAAAATGACATAGTTATCACAACTCCGTTCTCTTTTTTGGCATCTGCAAGTGAAGTTGTTGCAAACCGAGGTCATGTTGTTTTTGTAGATATAGATCCTGAAACATTTAATATTTCACCAGAAAACATCGAAAAATGGCTTAATGAAAATGCAACACTAAAAAATAATGTCGCAATTCACAATAAAACCGGATTTCCAGTAAAAGGTATTATTGCAGTTAATTTATTTGGGCAATGTGCAGATTTTGACAAAATTTCCAAAATTGCAAAAAAATGGAAGCTTTGGACAATTGAAGATTGCGCACAAGCAATAGGTTCAAGTTTAAATGGAAAAATGGCTGGATCTCTGGCCGATATTTCAACTCTTTCTTTTTATCCAACAAAAAATTTGGGAGCATGCGGTGATGCTGGGGCAGTTTGTTCAAACGATCCAAAACTAGCAGCAAGATTATTGCAGCTTAGAAATCATGGTCGCCAAAGCCATTATAACTATATTGAGCTTGGAATAAACAGTAGATTAGACGCTCTTCAAGCCGCTGTTTTGTCGCAAAAATTAGATTTCTTGAATGACTTCAACAACAAAAGAAGAGAAATCGCAAAAAGATATACTCAAAACCTTGAAGCAATTAAAGAAATAAAATTACCAAAAGAAATTTTGGGGCATCACACATATCATCAATTCTGCATAGAAGTTGATAAAGATAAAAGAAATCAGTTAATACAACATTTAACAGAAAACAAAATTGGATCTAACATTTTTTATCCTCAAACATTTAATGACATTAAATTTTTGCAAACCAATCCTGCAATAAAAAATGAATGTCCTATAGCTCAAGAATTAACAACAAAAATATTAGCTCTTCCTATTTGGCCTGAACTAAATAATGAAGAAATAGATTATATTTGTGATTGTATAAAAAACTTTTTTAAGAAATAA
- a CDS encoding ferritin: protein MQKINKKGNSKWIWGGILGLFLLGGAFFYLSKKGLSKAEQTKAVELLNKVLADEWFANYQYWLGSKLAKGPMSKEVSALFTKYSDDEFNNANKIVDKILLFEGNLPLEPKIWYEISKCGYSAPIDTSTKNLLEQAIKREKCAVEFFKEITDFIGTKDVEVLKIIQEISDMQNSHITELQNLLELVQH from the coding sequence ATGCAAAAAATAAATAAAAAAGGAAATAGTAAGTGGATTTGGGGTGGAATTTTAGGATTATTTTTACTTGGAGGCGCTTTTTTTTATTTATCCAAAAAAGGTTTGTCTAAAGCAGAACAAACAAAGGCGGTAGAACTTTTGAATAAGGTGCTAGCTGATGAATGGTTTGCTAATTACCAGTATTGGCTAGGATCAAAGCTAGCAAAAGGTCCAATGAGCAAAGAGGTTTCAGCTTTGTTTACAAAATATTCTGATGATGAGTTTAATAACGCAAACAAAATTGTTGATAAAATATTATTATTTGAAGGCAATCTACCTCTTGAACCAAAAATTTGGTATGAAATATCAAAATGTGGTTATAGCGCGCCTATAGATACTTCTACGAAAAATTTATTAGAGCAAGCGATAAAACGTGAAAAATGTGCAGTGGAATTTTTCAAAGAAATTACAGATTTTATAGGAACTAAAGATGTTGAGGTATTAAAAATAATTCAAGAAATATCAGATATGCAAAACAGTCACATCACGGAATTACAAAATTTACTTGAACTAGTTCAGCATTAA
- the tmk gene encoding dTMP kinase, which translates to MKKGLLITIEGIEGCGKSTLSNNLFKKLQESNSKLFLTKEPGQTIIGEKIKKILYEEKHQMAAKTEFLLFAANRAQHFHEIIVPKLNDNYIIISDRMGDSSIAYQGFGLGLDIETLQDINKWAMNDISPDLTIYVRLDIETAFKRLSSRGSLTSFEQQNNTFWQKTVKGFETIFKDKKNVLILDGTKSPEQLVMESVDKIQSLIK; encoded by the coding sequence ATGAAAAAAGGTTTACTTATCACTATTGAAGGTATAGAGGGGTGCGGAAAAAGCACCCTTTCAAATAATCTCTTTAAAAAACTACAAGAATCCAATTCTAAACTGTTTTTAACCAAAGAACCTGGACAAACAATTATTGGTGAAAAAATAAAAAAAATTCTTTATGAAGAAAAACATCAAATGGCCGCCAAAACTGAATTTTTATTATTTGCAGCAAATAGAGCTCAGCATTTTCACGAAATAATAGTTCCCAAATTAAATGATAATTATATTATAATTTCAGATCGTATGGGCGACTCTTCTATCGCATACCAAGGTTTTGGACTAGGTCTTGATATAGAAACACTTCAAGATATAAATAAATGGGCGATGAATGATATATCGCCAGATCTAACAATCTACGTAAGATTAGACATTGAAACTGCATTTAAAAGGTTATCCAGCAGAGGTTCATTAACTTCTTTCGAACAACAAAATAATACTTTTTGGCAGAAAACCGTTAAAGGATTTGAAACCATTTTTAAAGACAAAAAAAATGTTCTAATTTTGGATGGTACAAAAAGTCCTGAACAATTAGTTATGGAATCTGTAGACAAAATTCAAAGCCTTATAAAATGA
- a CDS encoding peptide ABC transporter ATP-binding protein: MLIIENLSNTIHGKKVLKNISLRIKHGEIAVLLGSSGVGKSTLLRVLNNLNSFDSGDITLDGKSFDFDKVNQSHTVGMVFQHFNLFDHLTVKENITLALEKLLKNSKKEAEKTAIDLLKKYGLEDFANSFPADLSGGQKQRLAIARTVALKPKVICFDEPTSALDPMLKNFVAESIQDLAKQGYIVLVASHDIMLLENLVCTIYLMQEGNIVQVADSLDFIKNKENYALINAFIKGR; encoded by the coding sequence ATGCTCATAATTGAAAATCTTTCAAATACTATTCATGGGAAAAAAGTTTTAAAAAATATTTCTCTGCGAATTAAACATGGAGAAATTGCTGTTTTACTTGGTTCATCCGGGGTTGGTAAATCGACCTTACTTCGAGTTTTGAATAATCTTAATTCTTTTGATTCAGGCGATATTACACTTGATGGAAAATCTTTTGATTTTGATAAGGTTAATCAAAGTCATACTGTTGGAATGGTATTTCAACACTTTAATCTTTTTGATCATTTGACTGTAAAAGAAAATATTACACTTGCTTTGGAAAAATTGCTTAAAAATAGTAAAAAAGAAGCTGAAAAAACAGCAATTGATTTATTGAAAAAGTATGGGCTTGAAGATTTTGCAAATTCATTTCCTGCTGATTTATCGGGGGGACAAAAACAACGGCTTGCCATTGCGCGTACTGTTGCTCTTAAGCCTAAAGTTATTTGTTTTGATGAGCCAACTTCTGCTTTAGATCCTATGCTCAAAAATTTTGTTGCCGAAAGTATTCAAGATCTTGCAAAACAAGGATATATAGTTTTGGTAGCGTCGCATGACATAATGTTACTTGAAAATCTTGTCTGTACTATTTATTTGATGCAGGAAGGCAATATTGTTCAAGTTGCTGATTCTTTGGATTTTATAAAAAATAAAGAAAATTACGCGCTTATAAATGCTTTTATAAAAGGAAGATAA
- a CDS encoding basic amino acid ABC transporter substrate-binding protein, which translates to MYIIKAQGVEMKKILFVLGLSIVFFSSWYLFKHGKKTNSNDVIIVGTNAEYPPFSFVKNDTIVGFDIDIISEICKRLGKKIIIKDMPFDVLIPEIQRGSINLIAAGMTPTEERAKEVIFTQCYFVGDPLVIISPSNKSLTKIDQLFGKEVIVNEGYTADFYMTSFKEIKLKRLQTPAAAFLALDAGRADAYVVARSTVSSFFKQYGNEKFIVTSIPNTEEKYAIAVSPCNSDLLPKLNNILDDMKKDGTLDQLKQKWGLN; encoded by the coding sequence ATGTATATTATTAAAGCTCAAGGTGTAGAGATGAAAAAAATTTTGTTTGTATTAGGTTTAAGTATTGTTTTTTTTAGCAGTTGGTATTTGTTTAAACATGGAAAAAAAACAAATTCTAATGATGTTATTATTGTAGGTACTAATGCGGAATATCCACCATTTTCGTTTGTTAAGAATGATACTATCGTAGGTTTTGATATAGATATAATTTCTGAAATTTGTAAAAGATTAGGTAAAAAAATAATTATCAAAGATATGCCTTTTGATGTTTTAATTCCAGAAATTCAACGAGGATCTATTAATTTGATAGCAGCTGGCATGACCCCTACTGAAGAAAGAGCTAAAGAAGTTATTTTTACACAATGTTATTTTGTAGGTGATCCTTTAGTTATAATATCGCCATCAAATAAATCTTTAACAAAAATAGATCAATTGTTTGGAAAAGAAGTAATTGTAAATGAAGGGTATACCGCTGATTTTTATATGACTTCTTTTAAAGAAATAAAACTTAAAAGATTACAAACACCTGCAGCTGCTTTCCTTGCATTAGATGCAGGTAGAGCGGATGCTTATGTTGTAGCTCGATCTACGGTATCTTCTTTTTTTAAACAATATGGAAATGAAAAATTTATAGTTACTTCAATCCCTAATACAGAAGAAAAATATGCAATAGCAGTTTCTCCTTGTAATTCAGATTTATTACCCAAACTTAACAATATTTTAGATGATATGAAAAAAGATGGTACTTTGGATCAGTTAAAGCAAAAATGGGGATTAAATTAA
- a CDS encoding deoxyribonuclease IV (Assists in DNA repair by cleaving phosphodiester bonds at apurinic or apyrimidinic sties to produce new 5' ends that are base-free deoxyribose 5-phosphate residues) has translation MILIIKIYSNAKVIHKFNYLLLKKIYFYHTIKKYLKFNKKDLMKNILLGAHVSITGGFDKAILRGEEIGCTAIQIFLKSSRTWHAKKLTLQEIESFKAAQKNSSIKIVVAHCSYLINIASSSNDTEQKSVKALKQELEICNELGVPYLVLHPGSHLKAGEDVGIEKIAKNLDAVLENCDGKTMILLEIMAGQGTNIGYKFEQLKQIRHLCKHKNKVGICFDTCHAFSAGYDISTPKSYEKVWEEFDKILGLKNLKAIHLNDSKSPCGSKVDRHENIGNGTIPLKTFELIMNDKRFSDIPKILETPETSSGDNYPKEIKLLKSLIK, from the coding sequence TTGATTTTAATAATCAAAATTTATAGCAATGCAAAAGTAATTCATAAATTTAATTATCTTTTATTAAAAAAAATTTACTTTTACCATACAATCAAAAAATATTTAAAATTCAATAAAAAGGATCTTATGAAAAACATTTTACTTGGTGCTCATGTTTCAATCACTGGAGGATTTGACAAAGCAATACTACGTGGTGAAGAGATAGGCTGTACTGCTATACAAATTTTCTTAAAAAGCAGCCGGACATGGCATGCTAAAAAATTAACCTTACAAGAAATCGAATCTTTCAAAGCAGCTCAAAAAAATTCTTCCATTAAAATTGTAGTCGCTCATTGTTCGTATCTCATAAATATAGCATCTAGCTCAAATGATACCGAGCAAAAATCAGTAAAAGCATTAAAACAAGAATTAGAGATTTGTAATGAATTAGGAGTTCCATATCTTGTTCTACATCCAGGATCACATTTAAAAGCAGGTGAAGATGTAGGAATCGAAAAAATTGCAAAAAATTTGGATGCTGTTTTAGAAAACTGCGATGGGAAAACTATGATCCTTTTAGAAATAATGGCGGGACAAGGAACAAATATCGGTTACAAATTTGAGCAATTAAAACAAATTCGCCATTTATGCAAACATAAAAATAAAGTTGGAATATGCTTTGATACGTGTCACGCTTTTTCCGCAGGATACGATATCAGTACTCCTAAATCATATGAAAAAGTTTGGGAAGAATTTGATAAAATCTTAGGTTTAAAAAATTTAAAAGCTATTCATCTAAACGATTCAAAATCTCCATGTGGATCCAAGGTTGATCGACATGAAAATATTGGAAATGGAACCATCCCGCTAAAAACTTTTGAATTAATTATGAACGACAAACGATTTTCCGATATTCCTAAAATTTTAGAAACACCAGAAACCTCAAGCGGCGATAATTACCCCAAAGAGATTAAACTTTTAAAAAGCTTAATAAAATAG
- a CDS encoding 4Fe-4S ferredoxin, translating into MFMKKVYIESGCIGCGSCEAICPEVFEVDGISTIKKDCDIEKNASCIKEAAKICPVEVIKYQE; encoded by the coding sequence TTGTTTATGAAAAAAGTTTATATTGAGTCAGGGTGCATCGGGTGCGGTAGTTGCGAAGCAATATGTCCAGAAGTATTTGAGGTCGATGGAATTTCTACAATCAAAAAAGATTGCGATATTGAAAAAAACGCATCATGCATAAAAGAAGCAGCAAAAATTTGTCCTGTGGAAGTTATCAAGTATCAAGAGTAA
- a CDS encoding phosphoenolpyruvate synthase (catalyzes the formation of phosphoenolpyruvate from pyruvate) gives MKYIIPFEDIRLKDLPIVGGKNASLGEMISALTSKGILIPSGFAITAQAYRDFIKFNLLEQKIKNLLSEIDIHDLKNFRRIGAEIRKMVAYGKIPNEIENEVIIAYEKLEKRYGKNCDVAVRSSATAEDLPEASFAGQQETFLNIHSHKNLLESCIKAFASLFTDRAIAYRIEHGFDHMSVALSIGVQKMVRSDGASSGVIFTLDTETGFHDVIFVTSSYGLGENVVQGSVNPDEFYIHKPTLKLGFKPLLKKRVGSKLFKLIYGGWWQKVVKNVSVPKCDQIKFSISDDEALYLAQQALIIEEYYSDLKGKWTPMDIEWGKDAIDGKLYILQARPETVHSLKQNATTYDEYRFEDNVRKKAKVLTAGKGVGQKIVIGKARIIKNIKDMAKLQSGEILITDMTDPDWVPIMKIAGGIITNRGGRTCHAAIVSRELGIAAIVGSANATQVIKDGQEITMDCSSGEVGYVYDGVFPFKKNTIKVAKLPEMQTKFLMNVGNPDEAFSFAQIPNDGVGLARLEFIINSSVKIHPMALVHPQKVIDKKVRDLIEELTIDYADKKQYFIDKLAQEVGTIVAAFYPKPVVVRLSDFKSNEYRQLIAGEYFEPVEENPMIGFRGASRYYHEMYKDAFVLECLAMKKVLQEMGLTNMKIMIPFVRTVNEGKKVIDLMKSYGLVQGENGLQIIMMCEIPSNVILIDEFAKVFDGFSIGSNDLTQLTLAVDRDSNLVAPIFDERNAAVKKMIQMAIEGAHKARKPIGICGQAPSDYPEIAKFLIDLKIDSISLNPDSVLKTISEIGKG, from the coding sequence ATGAAATACATAATTCCTTTTGAAGATATTAGATTAAAAGATTTACCGATTGTTGGAGGTAAAAACGCATCACTCGGTGAAATGATTTCTGCTCTTACTAGTAAAGGTATTTTGATTCCTTCTGGTTTTGCGATTACGGCTCAAGCTTACAGAGATTTTATTAAGTTTAATTTGTTAGAACAGAAAATAAAAAATTTGCTTTCTGAAATCGATATTCACGATTTAAAAAATTTTAGGCGAATTGGTGCAGAAATTCGTAAAATGGTTGCCTATGGGAAAATTCCAAACGAAATAGAAAATGAAGTAATAATCGCTTATGAAAAGTTAGAAAAGCGTTATGGTAAAAACTGCGATGTTGCAGTTCGTTCGTCCGCAACGGCGGAAGATTTGCCTGAAGCATCTTTTGCAGGGCAACAAGAAACCTTTTTGAATATTCATTCACATAAAAATTTGCTAGAAAGTTGTATAAAAGCATTTGCTTCACTTTTCACAGATCGCGCGATTGCATATCGAATTGAACATGGTTTTGATCATATGTCTGTTGCTCTTTCGATAGGTGTGCAAAAAATGGTGCGTTCTGATGGTGCAAGCTCGGGTGTAATTTTTACGCTTGATACTGAGACCGGTTTTCACGATGTTATTTTTGTAACATCTTCTTATGGTCTTGGTGAAAACGTTGTGCAAGGTTCTGTAAATCCTGATGAGTTTTATATTCATAAACCTACTTTGAAACTTGGTTTTAAACCTCTGCTCAAAAAAAGAGTTGGTAGTAAACTCTTCAAACTTATTTATGGTGGATGGTGGCAGAAGGTTGTAAAAAATGTTTCTGTTCCAAAATGTGATCAAATTAAATTTTCAATTTCTGACGACGAAGCTCTTTACCTTGCGCAGCAAGCTTTGATCATCGAAGAATATTATTCTGACCTCAAAGGTAAATGGACACCTATGGATATAGAGTGGGGTAAAGATGCAATCGATGGCAAATTATATATTCTTCAAGCGCGCCCGGAAACTGTTCATTCTTTAAAGCAAAATGCAACCACTTATGATGAGTATCGCTTTGAAGATAATGTGCGAAAAAAAGCAAAAGTTTTAACCGCTGGAAAAGGTGTTGGCCAAAAAATAGTAATAGGAAAAGCTAGGATCATCAAAAATATAAAAGATATGGCGAAACTTCAGAGCGGTGAGATTTTGATCACTGACATGACCGATCCGGATTGGGTACCTATCATGAAAATTGCTGGCGGAATAATTACTAATCGTGGAGGTCGAACATGTCATGCTGCTATAGTTAGTCGCGAATTAGGTATTGCTGCAATAGTTGGTAGCGCAAATGCAACACAAGTTATAAAAGATGGACAAGAAATAACTATGGATTGTAGTAGTGGTGAAGTGGGGTATGTTTATGATGGAGTATTCCCTTTCAAAAAAAATACGATTAAAGTTGCAAAGCTTCCTGAAATGCAAACTAAGTTTTTGATGAATGTTGGAAATCCTGATGAAGCATTTTCTTTTGCACAAATTCCAAATGATGGTGTTGGTCTTGCGCGTTTAGAATTTATTATTAATAGTTCAGTGAAAATTCATCCGATGGCGCTTGTTCATCCGCAAAAAGTAATCGATAAAAAAGTTAGAGATTTGATTGAAGAGTTAACGATAGATTATGCGGATAAAAAACAATATTTTATTGATAAACTTGCACAAGAAGTTGGAACGATCGTTGCTGCATTTTATCCAAAACCAGTTGTTGTTCGTCTTTCAGATTTTAAAAGTAATGAATATAGGCAGCTGATAGCTGGTGAATATTTTGAACCGGTCGAAGAAAATCCGATGATTGGTTTTCGTGGAGCGTCAAGATATTACCACGAGATGTACAAAGATGCTTTTGTGCTTGAATGCCTTGCAATGAAGAAAGTTTTGCAGGAAATGGGGCTTACAAATATGAAAATTATGATACCTTTTGTGCGAACGGTAAATGAAGGTAAAAAAGTAATCGATTTGATGAAGTCTTATGGACTTGTGCAAGGTGAAAATGGTTTGCAGATTATTATGATGTGCGAAATTCCATCGAATGTGATTTTGATAGACGAGTTTGCAAAAGTTTTTGACGGGTTTTCAATTGGATCTAACGATCTTACACAACTTACTTTGGCGGTTGATCGCGATTCAAATCTTGTAGCACCCATTTTTGATGAACGAAATGCAGCAGTTAAGAAAATGATTCAAATGGCAATCGAAGGTGCGCATAAGGCTAGGAAACCTATTGGAATTTGTGGACAAGCGCCGTCCGATTATCCAGAAATTGCTAAATTTTTGATAGACCTAAAAATTGACTCTATTTCGCTAAATCCAGATTCAGTTTTAAAAACTATTAGTGAAATTGGTAAAGGCTAA
- a CDS encoding MFS transporter, giving the protein MKFFKINKNIFWLSIASFLNDLSSEMIIPILPLFLKSLGAGSIAIGFVGGARDGLANILKFFGGYLSDKIGKKKIFLFWGYSISNIFKLLLAFSSSWTSALICSTSERIGKGIRTAPSDSIISQSMPNQRGKGFGFHRAFDTAGAIFGSLCALLLFWIWGLSFKFIIFIAAMISFLSLIPLKFVSEPEVEKRPANFKFFVNLSKELKLFIFISTVFAFANFSYMFFILKAQTFLISTGIVSEQLSFAIVMLLYVLYNVFYSFFAYPLGIFADKIGQKKILIWGYLIFSLTALLTIIAKSIIAFVLVFVLYGIFCAIVNSNQRAMVSNLASKGSQASALGLFHTIVGLATLAGSVFAGVLWSFSPQIPFVFATIVSLFAAILLSFLKV; this is encoded by the coding sequence ATGAAATTTTTTAAAATTAATAAAAATATATTTTGGCTTAGTATTGCAAGCTTTTTAAATGATTTAAGCAGCGAAATGATCATTCCTATTTTACCTCTATTTTTAAAATCACTTGGAGCTGGAAGTATTGCTATAGGTTTTGTCGGGGGGGCGAGAGATGGGCTTGCTAATATTTTAAAATTTTTTGGCGGCTATTTATCTGATAAAATCGGTAAGAAAAAAATATTTCTTTTTTGGGGATATTCCATTTCTAATATTTTTAAACTTCTTTTGGCCTTTTCTTCGAGTTGGACCAGTGCATTAATTTGTTCTACTTCTGAGCGTATTGGTAAGGGAATTAGAACTGCTCCGTCAGATTCTATAATTTCGCAGTCGATGCCAAATCAAAGGGGAAAGGGGTTTGGATTTCATAGAGCGTTTGATACGGCGGGTGCTATTTTTGGGTCGCTTTGTGCACTTTTGCTTTTTTGGATATGGGGACTTAGTTTTAAATTTATAATTTTTATTGCAGCTATGATTTCGTTTTTGTCGCTTATTCCATTGAAGTTTGTAAGTGAACCTGAGGTTGAGAAAAGACCTGCGAATTTTAAATTTTTTGTAAATTTATCTAAAGAATTAAAACTTTTCATTTTTATTTCAACTGTTTTTGCTTTTGCAAATTTCAGCTACATGTTTTTTATTTTGAAAGCACAAACTTTTTTGATTAGTACTGGAATTGTTTCTGAGCAGTTATCTTTTGCGATAGTGATGTTACTTTATGTTTTGTATAACGTTTTTTATTCCTTTTTTGCTTATCCGCTTGGCATATTTGCGGATAAAATTGGTCAGAAAAAAATACTCATTTGGGGGTATTTAATTTTCAGTTTAACTGCTTTACTTACTATAATTGCTAAATCGATTATTGCTTTTGTTTTAGTATTTGTTTTATATGGTATATTTTGCGCCATTGTTAATAGCAATCAGCGCGCTATGGTTTCGAATTTGGCTTCAAAAGGTTCGCAAGCATCAGCTCTTGGTTTGTTTCATACCATAGTTGGTCTTGCAACTTTAGCAGGAAGTGTGTTTGCTGGAGTTTTGTGGAGTTTTAGCCCGCAAATACCTTTTGTTTTTGCCACGATTGTTAGTTTATTTGCTGCTATTTTATTAAGCTTTTTAAAAGTTTAA
- a CDS encoding ferritin — MGKKAKEIVKIDVKKLIDLLNKALADEWLAYYQYWIGAKVVEGPMRSDAIAEMVQHATDELRHAGMIADRIIQLGGVPILEPKKWYEATNCGYAVPKDFYIKIVVKQNIEGEQCAIETYNKLLEITREKDSVTHFMIHSILADEVVHEEDLQNLFEDLEYLERNVKCKK; from the coding sequence ATGGGAAAAAAGGCAAAAGAGATTGTTAAAATCGATGTAAAAAAATTAATTGATTTGCTTAATAAAGCTTTGGCTGATGAATGGCTTGCATATTATCAATATTGGATAGGAGCAAAAGTAGTTGAAGGCCCTATGCGAAGTGACGCAATTGCTGAAATGGTGCAACATGCTACCGATGAATTAAGACATGCAGGTATGATTGCGGATCGAATTATTCAATTGGGCGGAGTTCCTATTTTGGAGCCAAAAAAATGGTATGAAGCAACAAATTGTGGTTATGCAGTTCCAAAAGATTTTTATATAAAAATCGTTGTTAAACAAAATATTGAGGGTGAGCAGTGTGCTATAGAAACTTATAATAAACTACTTGAAATAACTCGCGAAAAGGATTCTGTAACTCATTTTATGATACACTCTATTTTGGCTGATGAAGTTGTGCATGAAGAAGATTTGCAAAATTTGTTTGAAGATTTGGAATATTTAGAAAGGAATGTAAAATGCAAAAAATAA